The Anguilla rostrata isolate EN2019 chromosome 2, ASM1855537v3, whole genome shotgun sequence genome contains the following window.
GTGGACCATACGGTGGTCTATCTTAGTCCACTTCACTCTCTTTTGGAATGTTCCTGGAGCACATCCAGACCAACTCAAGTACCCATGCCTGACTAAAAATAAGCAGCTTTAGCAGAACATTAAGGGAAACCCTTTCATATTATGGGCTGCAACTGTTCTTGTCTGGTTAGATGACCGAAATGGCAGTTCTAAGTATTTGAGGGTGAATATTCCAGTAAATGGCCATGTGTTTGTCCCCCATTCGGGGAGCCCAGGGTAGCGTGTGCCAGCCTGGGCCAGCTCCACTGCTCCCAGCTGTTCCCTCTCACAGTAACCCAGTCCCTGCTGCCACACTGACGGACACCAGCAAATGGTCATCTAAAACAGTAATACATTCCCTGACTGCAGCATTCACCCTTGGATAACTATGCAAGTTCCCTTGATACATAAATAACACTGTTAGGTGTGACTTATGTGATGCGTAATAAAGCATAGTCATATTAaaccattgttttaaaaatcaaattattATGTTTCGATGAGTTATGCATCCAAAATGTATGCCACAAAATGATAGTGACCTGTGGTCACTTCTGGACTTGTTGTTTGTGTCCCTACCAAAGCATAGCCCATGGAGATCAAGCACGCCCTAAAGTCATCTGACTCCATTCCCCCTTTCTTCTTCTGTAGCCGATGTAGGGAGGTGGAGAGCGGAGGTTGGAGATGGGAGAGGATAGGGGTGGATGGGGGTGTGGCAGGAGTGGCTCCAGGTTCAGGAAAGGATCCAAGGGCACAGGGTGGAGGAGGGATCCATGTCCAGAAATGGAATAGGACATCTCcatggaggaggacagggatggtgatgatgaggagAATACCATatgtggcacacacacacatacacacaaccacatgcagCAATACAGACAGAACAATAGCAGTATCATATGACGTACATAAATACAAGAAAGACAACAAGgagtggacagacagacagccaatgGATGGCAGTCAGTGCAACACACCAATGAAAAGAGAAGGACAAACGATCAACAGACAACAACCACAAAGtaacagacagggagagaagatGAATACATTTAGTGTCTTTTATAAAAGGACATTACTACAGACCACCAGAGACAGGAGCTGCTACTAGCCACATGCTGTGATGAGCGCTTCCAGAGTACGCCTCTACAATCTAAATGCTGTTGATTTTATCAACCGCAATTCACACACCAAATATGAATGAAAGATATATACAAGATAGATACCTGAAAAGATGATACAATGTTTTCATGTCAAAATGGTTCTGTAAATGCTTAAAGTGAGGttcaatccaaaaataaattttaaccGGCACTAGCAGTCTGAGAAGAAAAACATCAAGGTAGTCCTTTGTGCCACCGCTGGTAAAAGGGTTGTGGGAATAGCGCATCATTTCCATCGCAGTGAAAGCACGTGGCGCGAGCAGCTCCTGCCTCTCCcgcggggaggggaggcggaCGCCCCCGAGCGGGCAACAGGTGCCAGCGGCTGGACGGCTACCTGTTTGCCGCTGCCCACGTGGCCCAGGCTGATCAGACAGGCTTTAAAGTCATCACGCCGCAGCTTGCCCTTGACGTCCTGCAGCGGGCGCACATGCGTGCCGCACGCAAAGGAAGCCCAACGCCGCGCGGTGTCCACAGAGCGAGCGAAGACAACAGGCACACAGGCGGGTGGGTTAGTCGAGTTAGCAAAGAGGATGCACGTCATACATTAGACATGTCGGCTAAATGTGCCTGCTTTTACTTGGTGGTTGAGACCCAAATTTTCAGGCCTACCTTGGTTTCACTTTCATTACTAATTCATTCTGAAGTACTAGGGTCCAAACAGAGGGTGAACTACTGCATGTAAACTATAACACAACAGTACTTTATCCTTATATACATGACcttctttcaagaaaaaaacatcctgaagtagttctgaataaaataaaaatgtgtgtgcacatttaatACAACACTGAGTTCTATACTACTAATTACCCCTTTGTCCTTGTTCAGcttctgaatgaatgaaaagatGAACACATTAGAAAGTTAGAAAGCACAATGCAAGATACACGCAAGATACATGTTATTCTGAACAATGCCTTGAGGCAAAACAGCCAAccaataaaaaactgaaaaatgtatgacAGTTACAACAGACATTAGTATTTTAGATGTTTTACACTCACAGGTTTATAAACAGGTCAGTCTACAACACATGACGTTGTGTAAAACAACCATGCCACTACAAACAGCTCAAACACATCATGCCCAATTAAGGATGGCTAGCAGTACTGTACCCGGTCAAAGTGGTTGAAAGAGGACCGGAACTCATTCATCTGCTGCTGGCTGATGCCCTTGGCATCCCGGGTCAGTATCTGAGTCTCAATCTCGTTGATGGTTCTGGCGATGGTGGTGAGAAGAAGCTCCCAACCCACCCGgatgtgctgtcaatcaaagaAGAGGCATTGTGGAAATTAATGGAGGGGAATATCTATGGTAAAATCCCAGCAAAATGAATATTGGGTCCAGGACTAGAAAAAAATGGGTGATAATTCCACAATGGTAAGTATCACATATGTTCCATAATCTGTTGAATTTCAAGGGGATTCATTGTATGAGAGACTAGGGCTTTACCAGAATGTTCCATACAGGAGGCACATGACCTAACTTCAATCAGAACACTACATGTTTGGCCACTGGGTCTGACCTCGCAACTGAACCCTTGAACAACAAATCATGCTGCTTCATAGAAATTCATGTGTATAAATACAATGTATTGTAGAACATACAGTAAGCTACATAAGTATGGTTAGTGTATCTGCTAAGCATAAAAGTGTAATTGTAGGTGTAGGTAATTCCAAACGATTCCAGACTAATTCTATGACACCTCAGCAAGGAAGGACATATCAAAACCAAACTGCGTCAGTACCTCCATGGTGTAATTGGTGTGCTTGTTATCAAATATAAGGGATTCCTGGATAAGCTGGTGGTCTCCTTCCAGTTTGTCAATGTTGGGTTTGTAGTTAATGATGATGTGCTCAAACTGCTTCAGTTGGGTCATCTGGTCCTCCAAGGTGCCACTCATTTCCACTGAGCTGTGACCAATTTCCTgccagatacaaacacacatagtaCAGTTCTGCATACATACAGTGCCGTATGagacatttctgtaaattacAAGCTGTAATTTGCTGAGGAATGCTTGGAATGAGAGCAGATGGAATGACAGCATTTCTGACCTCCATTCTAGTCTGGATCCAGGGCCCGATGAGGTTGGCCTGGGCGGCGAACTGGCGTCTCAGGCGTTCGTTGCCATGCTGACGGGCAAGCTCCTCCTGAAGAAGGCCGTCTCTCTGAGGAACCAGCTTCTTCACCTGCCAAACAACatgcattacatcacagcattactgcacacacacatacacgccatatacacatatacaaaacCCTGTCTCATTTGACTCCATTAGTATGGGTTGATCGTATATGTTCAAAGGTCAAGTAATAAAGAAATGCATAACATAACCCCCAATATCATAGACATTGTACCTGACCTTGGAAATCATAAAGTTATAGCAGTATAGTATGATTGCAGGTTACAGCCCatgacttaaaataaataaatgatactaTCTTCATGAAAAAACAGCATGAACATATATGTGTGTTCCCATATGTACAATGACAATATGCACACATGCTGTACCTAACATGTTCCTGATTAAATTTTTGAAATTTCTTCCTACAGAGCCTACAGCAAAAATCTAAATACGCAGCTCCTGTCCTATTTCCGGCTGAATTTACAAGTGGCTTTTAGCTTCTCCACTGACAGTTTCTCCAGCGGATGCATGGATGCCTGTTAGATGAAGTGTTTAGGAGATTCATGGTGTCATGATGTACTGAGCTGCCACTTCAGCCAAGCCGTTAAATAACACGGCTGAAGCACGGTCCAGCAGTGAAAACAGACCCGAAATGgacgccctccccctcccagcgCAATTCATTGTGCCGCCTGCAGTCACCACAAGCAGCTCTCTGGGGCCAGCAGGGGGGACGCTACCTTGTCCCACTTGATGCCGATCTCGGCGGTGGTGATTGTGGAGTAGGGGTTGGTGAGGGAGGTGCCGATTCCGTAGCTCTGGGCAATCTTCTGAATCTCGTTCTGGATTCCCAGGATGGCCTGTCTCTCGCCGTCTGCTTCGGGCAGGGTGGCCTTGAACTGGTCGTGCGCCACGATCAGGCTCTGGGGGGGAGGAAGTGGCAGCAGTTACAACCAGGCTGGCAAAATGGCTGGCTGAACATTCCCCTGCAGTTTAAAAAGCCTCTATGGTGCTCTAATGCAATAAGCAGAAAACAGGCTGCTACCTGCGAAGCATCCGTTTTTTGATTGTGCCTGAGGCCATGCTGCAGCTGAGTATAATTGAGCCGCAGTGACTTTTAACACTATATTAAATGTCTCCTCTGGTCAAATGAGATACACAGTTGAGCCGCTTGAATAGCTAGTTCTCGTCCGCGCTCCTTGGCTCATTCTAGTTTCATGAAAAGGACAATGCTAGAGAGGGGTTACACACCTGAATCTCCTCCACAGTGTGCACAATGAACATGTCCTGCAGATCTTCCATGGCCCCCTCCATCCAGTTGTTGAAGGGCGCCGCCCTTTTGGCAAATTCCAGGAACAGCTGGTCAATGGTTTCCAGCAACTTCTCTGCCCTCTGAACACCAGCAGAGAACAGTGTGTAGTtagaatatttgtttaaaaaaatgcaaaaatattgatCAAGGGTCTTTGTGCTGGAATTTGTAACTGCCCCATATTACCTTTTGCAATATTTGTcaaatttgtggaaaaaacattTAGTAAAATCTAATTTTTTAGTGTATTATTGCCTTACTTGTCTTTCATGCACTGACaaataaaactcaaaaactcTCTCGGTCTGTATTCCTGGTCTCGCCTCCGAAACGTgcagaggaacacacctttaagcaccagGGCTGATTGGtccccaggtgcgtgtgctctcccCACCAGCCGGTGTGGCCGAGACAAACTCACTTCTCAAGCGGACCGAATATCACAAGCATGTAAATGGCTTAAATAGGGGGAcagcataaaaataataataccaatacATACACTTTCAGGTCACTACCCAGTGAACTGATGAACTGTAAAAGGCCAGAGTATCTAACCTGGTTCTCTCCAGCCGGTGTATTGTGGTCTTTAACGGTTAGACCAATGAGGGTCTGACTGTAGTTCTCGGTCTGCCATTCACACTGACAGTGATccagggccccgccccttctctTCACAGATTTACAGGAGCAAAGGTTTGATATGGATCAGGGGAGCTCAGTGCGGCTCAGCAGGGCCATCTGGGCCCCCACCAGCCAAAccctcccccacctgccccccaccacccacagtGCGGTACCTCCAGAGCCTCCCGCCTCTTCTGCGTCAGCGTTCCCAGTTGGTCCCACTGGTCACAGATCTTCTGGCACCTCTCGTTGATGAGAGCCGCAGCATGGTAGTCCAGCTCACTGTGAAAACCCCAGGGATTAGGGAGACATCTTGTCCCACTGCCATGCAGTCTCACATGTTAGCTTGGATAAGACGAGGCTTTCCCCACAACGGCAGAGGTAAACCCCGAAGCTCCTCACAAGGATTACACCTGTAGCTGCCTTGTTTTACAGCAAGGCCTTACATGCTGTGGCTCAAATTATCTCTATGGTCATGGATCCGTAGTAAACGAATGAGAGAATGATTCCATGAAATCTAGACCAATACAATACGATGTGAACTCTATCTCAGTAGACTTTGGGCTTGGATCAATTTCCACATTTCTTCTTCTGTGACAAGCTTGAACGCTCCAGCTATATTACCACACTGTTGGTATCCCATGTATGTTTCCCATGACTTAAAAGTATTGGCTGGCCCTGTTCATATGCTTATATCTCTTTGGACTAACTGTGGATAAGGATGAGCATATCTTCAGTCAgattttcagtttcaaaatTCAAGAGACATCAATTCAGAATTAACTCCCTATaacatgtatctgtgtgtgtgtgtgtgtgtgtgtgtgagagagagagagagagagagagagagagagactgtgtgtcaAGGAGAAACGTCATTTGAACAAATCAATATAATTATGGAAAACAAGCAGCTGCTTCGGCTAATAATGAACCGTGGAAATTCAATCAAATTACCACTATATGATACGTTCATTACCAACCGTGTCCCCTTCAAATATAACACCAGGAGGGCCTATTGAACAGACTCAGCCAAAGCTTATTTAGGTGGATCCAACACGCCGCAGTCAAAGACGAACAACCTCACGTCCATATCGTTTAGAAGAAGCCCACGGCCGCGATGCCCCACGTGATTACTCCACTCATCACCCTATGTTCAAAGTCCAACTGCCAGCATACAACTGTGACAGCACTCCTAGGGTCGCTATCAATCGCTGAGCGGCCACTTTCCAAGAGAAATGCTGAGGTCATTGCCACAGGGGCTGCTGAAATTGTGAGCAACCCTTAATGTCATATGATCTCGttgtggaatttaaaaaaaagaatttagtGACCACATATAGGGAGGGCAAAACaaagctttagaatgtcgccagcagtgtatgcgcgtgagcttgacaatatatatataaatacaattcatgaatatataaatgtaactctgaatatataaattcaattcccgaatatataaatagaATTCTGAACAGTACTGAACATGTACAATATAACATCTATTACAAGCAGGCTATTTTATAATGcaatattatacatattatatattcatGATGTATGCTAATTATCACTATCAGTTATATAATTCTGatcatttatgttattttatgcatCATATTATAGAACGTATTGCAATAATACACAATTTATTCCATTTATTCTACGTGATAAACGTATTACagaataatacaaaacattacaCAATATATGAAATGTACTCCACGTTGCGTGGTACGGCAACCTTGGGGTGAAGAACAGGAGCAAACAGGCAAGGGTTGTAAGCACGGCcagtaaaatttttttttttattattaaaattataggGAAGCTACAAAGACAACTGTCAGAAATCTATGTGTTTTGGAACAGGGACAAGGCTCCGCAAATCTTGGCTGATCCATTACATTCCCTCAGTAATGCGTTCAACATGCTCCCCTCTGGGAGGCGCTATAGAGCCTCAAGAAACATATTTCAGGAGTCTTTCATTCTACATACCATTGCTTTGATAAATCctttatgttttgtttattaatctCTACACAAGCACTCTGAGGTACTGGTCAGGCGCCACAGGCTTGGTCGAATTGTATTGTCCATGTTTGCGGCCTGTATTGTGTAACTTGTGTGCTCATTTTTACTGCAACTACAGTGAAGTTAAAGGAAAATTTCCAGAGAAGTGGACACTTAAGTATCTATATATCTACCTATCTATCCAAAAGGAGCCCTTTTGAAAGTGGTAATAATTAATGTACTTTACTCAAGTTCCATATTGAATAGCAAAGATAAAGCAAATGTATaggtcacattttttttcatgtaatagCAGTTACTTCTGTTTGATAAGTGTATCTATCTAGTGACATTTAGATTAgactgttgtgctgtgttgaaTTCCTCAGCACTGCTGTCTTTGTACCAAAGTGAGATTtagacaaaataaaccaaacccCTATCAGTGCAATGCAGGGTATCTCTGTCTGTTTAGACTTTAGAGGCTCTACTGACACAGTCCATCACCAgggacacaggaagtggagacaGACCTACTGACGCCAAAAAAAATGCTCCCCGTACCCCCTGTGGAGGGATCGGGTTTTACAGGAGGGCTCAGACGCCGCTGCCAAGAGTCGGGAGCACCGGGTACTTCAAGGCCACCTGCCGCATTGTCATCCATTAACTCAGAGGGTAACTCTAGATAGCAGGTGTGAAATACTTCCAACACTCATGTTACTAAGACACTCGACCGGGGAACTTGGCAGTGCGGGAAAGCAAGCAACACCTTTGGGCTGAGCCGTAGTTCAATCCCATTTGTCCTATCCGGTGGTGCACAGAGATTTGAGGGGGATCGTGTGATTTTAGCAAGCAGGAGGCGATCCCTTCAGTCTTGTTTGGAGCCATTTTTTAGCAAAGCAAAACCCTTTTCATAGAACGTGTGTCCTGGGCCCTCAGCTGGTTTAGAGGCACTGAGGTATAGGCCCTTACAGCTAGCACCACACTACTGCGATCAGGGCATCCACCATTCATCCCCTTTGACTCGGGCTTTCTAAGGTATTTATCAGGATCCATTATCACAGAAACATGCCTCTTGCCAATACAAGCACATTATCACAACATTTAGCACACATAAGACAATTATGTCATCTTGGTGTAAGCTTTGAggtgatttaaataaattatatgctTACCACGTATTTCTTAGTTGGCTCTGTGTTAATGTTGGGgtctaaattacattacaggcatttagcagacgctcttatccagagcgacttacacaacttttacttagcactttacattgtatccatttatacagctggatatatactgaagcaatgcaggttaagtaccttgctcaagggtacaacggcagtgtccttacccgggattcgaacctacgacctttcggttataagcgcagttccttacccactgtgccacactccgtcctatcaGTATACAGTCATGGTACCCATATTCAGTTTCTTAGTATGGCCTGAATACAATAGCTAAATGTGTTCCATTCGCTACTActctattttaataaattgctTAGCGGCTGAAATTGAGTCTTGTGTTCCTTTTTCACCAGCAGGCAGGACAATGCCATTTGTTAAAATGGAGATGTACAGTAATACGCTAGCTGTCATGACAGATTTTCTCGGAAAGCAGTGGGGCTCTTTTTGCCGGAGCGGATGAGCCCCAGACAAGGAGCTGGACCTGCTTCTCCGCGCAAGGAGGTCAAATCGGAGGCCGTCAACTTTGACACAAGTGGCACGGACGGGCGGCATGCGAGCTGGGCCGGTGCCCTCGGACAGCGGCTTCCACAAATAGAAAGGGCGAGGAGACGGGGGCGGAAAGAGAGGTAACCGAGGCTGGCCTGCCATGCCCCCGCcgcatgtcccccccccccccacccccaccccgcggCTCGTCCAGGACAATCGCTCCTGTCACAGAATGGAAACAGCAGGTGCTCCAGCCCCCCTGGTATATTTAGAAAGGGACGAAAGCCCTTGGACCGGAGACAgctctttcctttctctgttaCTGTAATGCCGCACGCACTTACAGCGAGATTATTCCTGAAGAGTGAGGAATCGTACCACCACCCCAACAAATTCGCTCCTGATCCGAACTCCCTCGTAGGATGACGAAGAAAGGTAAGGTTCTGGCACAGAGCTAAAGCAAGATTTTGGTCTCTGTATGGTTTGCATTGAAACTTCAGTCTCTGCAGCTGATGACCTTCAGCAAAAGAcccaagttaaacaatttaaatatcaCCCAGGATAGTCCTTGACCCAGAATATCCCAGAAAGTAATAAATGTACTTGTCTACAGCTACAGCAGAATTGTCAGGCTGAGGCAGTTGAAAATGTAGGAGAGCCTGTTGTTTACCTCTGGAAACATAGCTTCACTGTGCAAGTTGCATTTGTTTTAGTAGacgtatatatttttttgctgtaaacCACAAACCTTTGAATGCCTTATACCCACCTTataaagccagcaggtcatcagGAACTACTCTAAATGTCCTTAaccattacacaaaaaaaactgtctgggcaCTTTGTAAACCTATAGTGAAACTGTAAtactatgaaaaaaaacacaaaaagtgaactatccctctAAAAGTTACGGCCACTAGAGGGAgcacaaaacaacagcaatatCAGCTCCTATTAAATCAGTTGTGGAGATTAAattcaattatattaataaaattaaaatgacaaattgaGATTGAAAATCTACGACCTCTGTACATTCTGTTCACTTTCTTTTAAACAGTTCATCCCATTCCATAAAAGTATTTCACCAAGTAATCCAGTTAAATAAAGAGCAACAGAATGGAATGAAACTGAGACTAAAATCTTGAGAGACGAAATTCCTCTTCTACATTAATGTTAAACCAAAATGAATCTTCAAGGACACCATACATGGAAATGGGCTTTATAAAGCACTATGTTCTACATGCTTCTTCCTCAGGGGGGAGATAAAGGCAGCAGCAAAAGCTGCGTgaggaatgcacacacacacgcgcacaaacacacacacacgcacacgcacacgcacacgcacacacacacacacacacacacaggggtgcaTTTTATCATTGTCATTTGAAGCAGGAAGCCCTGGGGGCA
Protein-coding sequences here:
- the LOC135247289 gene encoding alpha-actinin-2 isoform X8, yielding MLKAETAANRICKILGVNQENEKLMEEYEKLASELLEWIRRTTPWLENRTPESTMAAMQRKLEDFRDYRRKHKPPKVQEKCQLEINFNTLQTKLRISNRPAFMPSEGKMVSDIASAWQGLEQAEKGYEEWLLTEIRRLERVDHLAEKFRQKANAHEGWSEGKEQILTRKDYESASLTQVRALLRKHEAFESDLAAHQDRVEQIAAIAQELNELDYHAAALINERCQKICDQWDQLGTLTQKRREALERAEKLLETIDQLFLEFAKRAAPFNNWMEGAMEDLQDMFIVHTVEEIQSLIVAHDQFKATLPEADGERQAILGIQNEIQKIAQSYGIGTSLTNPYSTITTAEIGIKWDKVKKLVPQRDGLLQEELARQHGNERLRRQFAAQANLIGPWIQTRMEEIGHSSVEMSGTLEDQMTQLKQFEHIIINYKPNIDKLEGDHQLIQESLIFDNKHTNYTMEHIRVGWELLLTTIARTINEIETQILTRDAKGISQQQMNEFRSSFNHFDRKLNKDKGDVKGKLRRDDFKACLISLGHVGSGKQGEAEFARIMSLVDPSGTGVVSFQSFIDFMTRETADTDTAEQVIASFRILAADKPYILVEELRRELPPEQAEYCIMRMPPYAGPGKVPGALDYTSFSTALYGESDL